TGAGGTCAAATATGGTCCACAAACTGAAGGgtgtaaatgagaaaaacaatgtTATCTTaggctgttttcttttaaatctatttccaaaacaaaatctCAAAAGGGTTTAGACAAGTGTCTACAACCCATTCAAATGTACTGCAAAAAACATCACTAGGTATGACTTCAGAATTGAAAACCATCTTTCCCAAATACATTTTTGACATGACATGTAAtataaatgggggaaaaaaggaagaaaaaaattaaaagtgccaTCCTACTTTGCCAGATGGATGGTTACTTTCCCAGATCTAAGGCAATATTAATAGCTGAGTTCTCTTGTTCCCTACCCACAATGAGGTAAACTGTTCCATGTCAGATCAGATTCAAAATACCTGTTCATCTTCTAATCAGATGGGAATGGCCATACCCAGGGCTTCCTTGACCTTGATGATTTTCTCCAAACTTAAGAAGTTGGGAGTAATGTCATCCAACTTATCACTGAGACACTTCTGTCTTCAAAATTTGACAAATAGCTCTGGAGAGTATCTTGCACCTACCCCATCCACCTCAGCTATGATACTGTATTAATCACTGAATAtgaaacacagaaacacaaacaatagttttggatttgtttctttaaaaatgacatttgtaTTAAAAGTCTTAAAATGAAGAGACAATGATTAAAcgcatgaaattaaaaattacaattagTTAGAATTGGTACATCACAACAGTAAAATTTTGCTCTTTGCTTCTGGAGGAACACCCTATAACaggtaataaaaaaattaaaaataatataaaaggggAGCTAGATAcctgaaaatttaaacaaaatgaagcaaaaaaaaaaaaaaaaaaacaaattcattgcaaaagatggaaattacattttaaaggctgaaaataataaagaaattcacTAAACAACAGGCCCTATTGTCCTGGCTCCTTCAGAAAGATTACTGAAAGGAAACTGGGAAGTGGTTTGGGGGAATAGCAGATTGTGGGATATGGTGGGAAGTTCACAGGTTGGCACCGGCTGGAACAGCTGAGTTTTGAAGGCACTCTGCAGACACAGGGGTGCTGGGGGCCCTGAATCACATTTACAAAGTCTttgtactgtattttaaaaagctagtCATTAAAATCGGTTactgccaaccaaaaaaacaaaaacaaaaaggctaaactcatacacatacacacacaccacacacacacaccacacacataccatagTACACACGAAAATGTGCAGATCTGTAACATTTTTTTCacagctgattaaaaaaaaatactaccgTTCTCCCCCAGATTCCCCTTTGATACAGTAGgtaaacaaaatagattttttttttccacaaatatCAGCAGACACTTTCTGGCACCCCACACTGTATTGGCATCAGTGTTAACAGTCCCAGTTCAGATGTGCAATACTTCAGATTGGATACACTGTAACAAGAATCCAACTTTGCATAGACATCCTCAGAATCGCAATCAGTCATGGGGTTGCCCTTCCAAGCTGGCAGAAAAGGAACCCGATCTTAATTTCCAGCTACTCCTggaaaacaaggaaaaaacaaaagtttcttCCTCTCCTGCTCCTTCATGTGGTTCTCCCGGACTTCCTTCCATGTATTTAAAACTTGAAACTAGAAAAACGGTTGttgaccaaaaaaagaaaaaagaaaagaaaaaccctttctaccttctccccctccttttcctccacacCTCTCCCcggtttttttcccccaggctgAAACTTTTGCTTGGTGAGTGTCAGGCTGCCGATACTGCGCCCTAACGGCTACTTAAACGGGGAAATATGCATCAACCAAAATCAGGGAGAAACGTACATGCTGCAAAGAGCCACATTTCCACCAGAGTATCGGCTGGGAAGGACGGGACACCCCCTCAAGCACAGGGTGGAGGCAGGGGCCGCCGGCCGCGGAGGCCAGCAGGGCTCCCAAGAAACCCTGCCCAATGCAAAGTGGTCTCCAATCTCAAAGCAAGAAAGAAATCACATTTAGAGAGTCGGATGCGTTTGGCTTTTGTGCGCAGAGCGCGGCCGGCGCGCGGCAGCCGCCTCAGAGGATCACGCAGGCCGAGCAGCAGCCCTCATCGCCGTTGGGCTGCGCCGCGTAGTTCATCTGCCGCACGATCTCCGCAAACAGCTCGTCTACCGAGGCTTTGTTTTTGGCCGACGTCTCCATGAAGGGGCAGCTCCACTCCTCAGCCAGGGCCTTGCCCTCGCCGTACGAGACCTCGCGCTCGCCCTCCAGGTCCACCTTGTTGCCCACCAGGATCATGGGCACGCGCTCGTACCGCTTCACGCGGATGATCTGGTCCCGCATGGGCTTGATGTCCTGGAAGCTCTGCTGGTTGACGAGACTGTAGACCAGGATGAAGCCCTGGCCGTTCTTGATGTACAGGTCCCGCATAGATGCGAACTGCTCGGTGCCCGCCGTGTCCAGGATCTCCAGCACCGACGGCGACGAGTCCACCTCAATCTCCTTGCGGTAGAAGTCCTCGATGGTCGGGTCGTACTTCTCGATGAAGGAGCCCGTCACGAACTGCACCGTGAGCGCGGACTTGCCCACGCCGCCCGAGCCCAGCACCACCACTTTGTACTCTCTCATGGCTCCGTCAGCGCTCCGGCCCCGACGGGGCTGCGCGCCGGGGAAGGCTGGGCTTGGCTGCTGGacttcttttccccttcctcagcTCCACAGGAAAAACCCAGGAGAGAGTAGCCCAGAGAAGAACGCAAGGCAGAAACCACCGAGCGGGGGCCGGGCGCCGGGCCGGCCGGCGGCGGCGTGTCCCTGGGGCGCGGGTCCGGGCCCCGCAGCAGTccgcggcggcagcagcagcagcccggGCAGCGAACCGGGAGGACAATGCCCGCAGCCTGCGCGAGGCGACGGCAGAAGCTCCTCGCTGCAGCAGCCCGGGAGGGCGGTGAGGCGGTGGCGGCTGGCTGCGGAGGTGGCTGCTAATTGCGCGTCGGGCCGGGACGCGCGTGGCATGAGTCCCCACGGAACGTGCGCCCACCACCGCGGCCCATCGCGCTCTCTCCCGCAGCCTCTGCTGGGCGAGGGCTTCCTATTCGCCGCGCGCAACCCGGCCCTCCCCGCCCCGGCGAGCATGCCCAGTGCGTTCCGACCGCGCCTTGCCCGAGCGGCCGCTCCTGGTTTTCCGCGGGGCCGTGGGCGGGGCTCCGGATTTGGGTCCTGTTTTGGGAGCGGCGCGAGTCTAGGAACTGGCTAGGAGATGGGGTGTGTGTGCGAACAAGGGGGCGAGGAAAGTGCATAAGGAGCAAGCAGGCCGCTTTCTTTTACAGCTATGGGAGTGGTGCACAAGGGCGGCGGCTCTGCGAGAAGCATGTGGGCGCCGCGGGCCGCCTCAGGGATGGAGTAGGCTGTGCTTCTGCCAACTCCCGTTATCAAAGGCCCAGGGACGCCATTCACCCAGCCCCGGGCGGGCGTGTCTGGGGGCCGGAAACCCGAAGGCTTGTGGGTGCCGTGGAATGCACGCGCAGCCGGCGGAGCGTCCCTGCCCCACAGATTTTTCTAAACCGTTCGCCACAGAAACGCTACTCTGCCTTCTctgtgcactgcagccttggacaaAGAAAACGGGAGGTACTCCAGGCCTCAAATACTACCCCGACTAGGCAAAGGGTAGCTTGTGGTACCTGCAGCTCTCCGGGAGCAGGGTCCCTCGGGTCCTACCCATCTCCCTGCTCGGCTGCGGTCAAAACCCGGAGACCGGATCACACCCCAATCCAGAAGTCTCGTGGCCCCCACAGTTCAGGGCATGCTCAGTCGCGGAGCGGGTTTTGGGGCTTGGAAGTAGGAAGCTTTTGCACCACACACCCACACTGTAGCTCAAATTACCTCTCCGAGACTCCGCACTCATTGGTCCCGGGGCGCGAGTCTCACACTCCTATGTGTTGCTCATTGGCTGCCGCCAAGGCTCTGTCAGTTTGGGCCGCTTCATTGGCTAAAAAGTAGCCTCCGCTTGCGATTGGTTATTTTTAGAGATTGAGCGGAGAGGCAAAGGCACAGCTGTTCTTTCTCCGCTGCTCCTCCGCCCCCTGCCTCCCACTTCCCCAACCCTGGCGTTTTGAAGTAAAAGTGAAAAAGTAAGAGGCATTTAGGCGGAGAGCTCAGAACTAAATATAGTTCTTTGTTGGTGTTTTCGAGAGAGTCTGACTCCTCACTTTCCAGTCAGGACTGCCCCTTACAGGGAGCACAAAGGGCTAATTACAGGTTTTGGTCCGCAAGGGACCGCAGAGTTGCCAAGTTTTTTTGCTGGAAGTGGGAGGGGCGAGGAGCTGAAATGGGCCACTTGGAATTCGTTTCACCCAGAGGGGTTGGGGAGTGTCCAGGCTTGCCTCAGAGGAAGCGTCTCCGCTGGCGGGCCGGGCAATTGCTAGACTTGGCTGGGCAGGCGCTCCCGGGAGGTGCGAGGGAGATGCCCCGACTTGTCCGGAGTCTCCCTAGCTCCTCGACGGGGAGGGATGTCAAGACCTGTCTGCAGGCTGAGCGCGGCGGCGCACACCGCGGgtgcggggtggggagggtggcGGCGGAGCTGCGTCAGCGCTGGCTCCCAGtcctgcctatttttttttttttctttttaacccgATGTCACTGCTTTCTGGTTTCACCGACCGCATCGGAGGGTGAACCTGGGCACTGCTAACACTCGGTTTCAGTTCCTAGTGCCGCCGTGACTCACGCTGCGTTTGCTGGTTAACCTTCTCTAAACCCCTGGCCCCAGCTTCTTTCCAGGCAAGTCCACAGCGTGAAGTCCTTGGGCACAAAACCGGGCGAGACGTGAACCGGCCTGATGCCTTGGGTGGGGTGGTTGGTGCCCACCCCGAGCCTCGCCCTGCCGTTTAGTGGAGAGAGGAGGCTTTCACCTTGACTCTCAGAGTGCTTGGATGTAATGAAGCTTATATAATTCTCCAAAAAAAACCTCTGAGGCAAACTCGCCTACTACAGCTGGAGAGAACCCTGCCAATGTGTAATGTCCATCAAGCGCTTTACATGTACCATAATTCatcataataaacattttttttttttttttttttttgagactgagttttgctcttgttacccaggctggagtgcaatggcgcgatctcggctcaccgcaacctccgccccctgggttcaggcaattctcctgcctcagcctcctgagtagctgggattacaggcacacgccactgtgcccagataattttttgtaactttaagtagagacggggtttcaccatgttgaccaggttggtctcgatctgccgacctcgtgatccacccgcctcggcctcccaaagtgctgggattacaggcttgagccaccgcgcccggcccataataaacatttaagatgaggaaactgaggctgtgaGATGATCAGTAATTTGCCTGAGATGCCACAACTAGAAAGTGGCCAAGCTAAGATTACAACCCAGGGATTTGCCTGCAGAGCCTAGTCTCATAACCACTAGACCATACTTACTCGTCACATAAATGttctggtattttattctttctaggGTCAATTTAGAGGCAGTGTGATCAGACTGGCTCTTAAACCCAAGCAAAAGGGACCTCTGCCCACAGCCACCCTCTGGCTCTCCTCTGACAGTGCCCCTCTTCCGGTTAGATCAATGGCCCAGCTGGAGCCTGACCCTCTTCTAGACTACATGCACTCCATGTAGTCAGAACTCTGGACTGCCCTGCCCACATGGTGCCAAGTCCACTTCCAGGATCTGGTCGGGACTCTGAACTCACCCCTGTGTCCAAGAAATTGCTCTTCGTTGGGGTGTGGACAGTACCTGGACCTGCGGGCTAAGGTGGGGACACTCCCAGGTACTTTGGGCCCCTTGTAGTGCAGGAAGAGGGATCGTTTGGGATGAGCTTTATCCTCTGTGACAGCTTCCAGCCTGGCCCTTGGAGAAGTCCAAAATTCACAAATCACAACCAGCCATCCAGCTCCCTGTAAGAGGTATTTGTCAAGATGGGAGGACAGATCATATTTTGTTTAACAGTTTGTTATCTTGATTTATAACTTAAATACTTGATGTTATATGGGCCTCTATGTGTACTCTTAACCACAAATATTAGGTGTGGTTCTGAGTGTGATATGGAAGCAAATGCTTTGTCCTTCTGGGCCTGAAGTCTAATCTCAAGTATTAGATATCAGTTACTATCTGAGGCCTTGGGCTAGTCACTTAAGCTCTCCTAATCTTAGCTTCCCTTTCTATGAAACAGTGATAATATAATTTGCCCTACCCACCTAGCTACACAAGGAAGCTTGGAGAGAATCTGGCCACCAAATCAGTCATTTTACAGCAGGGACAGCTGAACAGAATTA
This genomic stretch from Callithrix jacchus isolate 240 chromosome 17, calJac240_pri, whole genome shotgun sequence harbors:
- the RAP2B gene encoding ras-related protein Rap-2b; the encoded protein is MREYKVVVLGSGGVGKSALTVQFVTGSFIEKYDPTIEDFYRKEIEVDSSPSVLEILDTAGTEQFASMRDLYIKNGQGFILVYSLVNQQSFQDIKPMRDQIIRVKRYERVPMILVGNKVDLEGEREVSYGEGKALAEEWSCPFMETSAKNKASVDELFAEIVRQMNYAAQPNGDEGCCSACVIL